Proteins found in one Mucilaginibacter gracilis genomic segment:
- a CDS encoding RNA polymerase sigma factor, whose translation MDLKALADNALAEKVRVNHAGAFEEVFKRFWEHLYIFAFKRLKDEDEAKDAVQDVFIGYWQRAATLELTGTLEAYLFSAVRYEVLRKIASANKQEEKLLHYTNVVLPDFIATLDPLEQSELMLAIDREISALPARLKEIYQLSKEENLSIKEIALRLNLSEQTVKNQLSAALKKLRAGLKEAFILILLSRL comes from the coding sequence ATGGATTTAAAAGCATTAGCAGATAACGCGTTAGCAGAAAAGGTTAGGGTGAACCATGCAGGTGCCTTTGAGGAGGTCTTTAAACGCTTTTGGGAGCATTTGTATATTTTTGCTTTTAAGCGTTTGAAGGACGAGGACGAGGCAAAAGATGCGGTTCAGGATGTCTTCATCGGTTACTGGCAACGCGCAGCTACGCTGGAGCTGACCGGTACCCTGGAAGCTTATTTATTCAGCGCCGTGCGCTACGAAGTACTGCGCAAGATCGCCAGCGCCAATAAACAGGAAGAAAAATTACTCCATTACACGAACGTTGTATTGCCCGATTTCATTGCCACGCTTGATCCCCTGGAGCAAAGCGAGCTGATGCTGGCTATCGACCGGGAGATCTCGGCGCTACCGGCCCGTTTAAAAGAAATTTATCAGTTGAGCAAGGAAGAAAACCTGAGCATCAAAGAAATAGCCCTTCGGCTGAACCTGTCGGAACAGACTGTTAAGAACCAATTGAGCGCGGCTTTAAAAAAACTCCGCGCAGGGCTGAAAGAAGCGTTCATCCTCATTTTACTTTCCCGCCTTTAG
- a CDS encoding FecR family protein, with amino-acid sequence MLRPAAAGYGRVRRMIVRTGLAAAGILLFLTAGVLIYQAGIRQAPQALKLATASTHAGEMKIITLSDGSRITLNNQTSIKYPEEFNQNTREVFLTGEAFFEVKHDANKPFRVHTDKLAVQVLGTSFNIQAYPDESGLDVAVASGKVGVFANGARDGKTYMLLPGQQLSYNRKNLAFSPSTIATAAIIAWQKGTLVFKNEKLEAIARRLERFYGVKIRFKNKKLMATELSLKANNLSLESVMKALGSAGEFNYSIKNKQVLIW; translated from the coding sequence TTGCTGCGGCCTGCCGCTGCCGGTTATGGCCGGGTCCGCCGGATGATCGTCCGCACGGGGCTGGCGGCAGCCGGTATATTGCTGTTCTTAACAGCCGGCGTTTTGATTTACCAGGCTGGTATCCGCCAGGCGCCACAAGCATTGAAGCTGGCAACGGCAAGCACCCATGCCGGTGAAATGAAGATCATTACTTTGTCTGATGGCAGCCGCATTACCCTGAACAATCAAACCAGTATAAAATACCCCGAAGAATTCAATCAAAACACCAGGGAAGTATTCCTGACGGGAGAGGCCTTCTTTGAGGTAAAACATGATGCCAACAAGCCATTCAGGGTGCATACGGATAAATTGGCTGTGCAGGTATTGGGAACGTCCTTCAACATACAGGCCTATCCGGATGAATCCGGCCTTGACGTTGCGGTAGCAAGCGGTAAGGTGGGCGTTTTCGCCAATGGTGCCAGGGACGGCAAGACTTATATGCTACTGCCCGGCCAACAACTCAGTTATAACCGTAAGAATTTGGCCTTCAGCCCCTCCACGATAGCAACGGCGGCGATCATTGCCTGGCAAAAAGGCACTTTGGTTTTCAAGAACGAAAAACTGGAAGCGATAGCCCGCAGGCTCGAAAGGTTTTACGGTGTAAAAATCCGCTTTAAGAACAAAAAACTGATGGCCACGGAATTAAGCCTGAAAGCGAACAACCTAAGCCTGGAATCGGTGATGAAGGCACTGGGTTCTGCCGGTGAATTTAACTATAGCATCAAGAACAAACAGGTGCTGATCTGGTAA
- a CDS encoding FecR family protein: MYIGQYMEIRQLEKLFTKYISGNASPIERSAVDRWFEQTEKTEVVLTPAERNRIAGELLQRTRLATVLPFRETKAVSYTMIRPFLRIAAVLAIGISVVFIYRYFSSAPVAEQTSAYHIYQTRKGERVLLTMPDSSKIWLNSATRFRYPAAFNAKTREVFLDSGEAFFEVRHKAQQPFIVHSGNLDTRVLGTSFNISNDPDGHQFAVSVNTGRVSVMRIDRKQRQVLALLSPDQGLVLNTLTGKYKTRATGMLMQNAWKDNMLLFKDAGFGEIKRKLENWYGLTVILQRPAGGNCLFTARFKNKSISEVLRSLQQINDFKYRMKGKTLWIDNPPCN, encoded by the coding sequence GTGTATATAGGGCAATATATGGAGATCAGACAACTCGAAAAATTATTTACCAAATACATTTCAGGCAACGCTTCGCCCATCGAACGTTCCGCCGTAGACCGCTGGTTTGAACAAACTGAAAAGACCGAGGTGGTATTAACGCCGGCTGAGCGCAACAGGATAGCGGGTGAACTGTTGCAGCGGACAAGGCTGGCGACAGTCCTGCCTTTCCGCGAGACGAAGGCCGTTAGCTATACAATGATCAGACCCTTCCTTCGTATCGCAGCAGTGCTGGCAATAGGTATCTCAGTTGTTTTTATTTACCGCTATTTCAGCTCCGCGCCGGTTGCTGAACAAACTTCAGCCTACCACATTTATCAAACCCGAAAAGGTGAACGCGTTTTACTGACCATGCCCGACAGCTCAAAGATCTGGCTGAACAGCGCCACCCGGTTCAGGTATCCTGCCGCATTTAATGCTAAAACCCGCGAGGTTTTCCTGGATTCGGGAGAGGCTTTCTTTGAGGTCAGGCATAAGGCTCAGCAGCCCTTCATTGTCCATTCAGGCAATCTCGATACCCGGGTGTTGGGCACCTCTTTCAACATCAGCAATGATCCCGATGGCCACCAGTTCGCCGTATCTGTAAACACCGGCAGGGTGTCGGTCATGCGGATCGACAGGAAACAGCGCCAGGTGCTGGCCCTGTTAAGCCCCGACCAGGGCCTGGTGTTAAATACGCTTACAGGAAAATATAAAACACGCGCTACAGGGATGCTAATGCAAAATGCCTGGAAGGATAATATGTTGTTATTCAAAGATGCCGGTTTCGGGGAGATCAAAAGAAAACTGGAAAACTGGTATGGACTCACGGTGATCCTCCAACGCCCGGCCGGCGGGAACTGCCTGTTCACCGCCAGGTTCAAAAACAAATCCATCAGCGAGGTGCTGCGTTCCCTGCAACAGATCAATGATTTTAAATACAGGATGAAAGGTAAAACATTGTGGATAGACAACCCACCGTGCAATTAA
- a CDS encoding TonB-dependent receptor yields MNNYTKSNVIQTLFVMTRFAFLVTIVSLTLTGILMAANVRSQNLSSTNITVKIDNGNIAGLLNRIEQQSGFTFSYARKLGELPLDHYETKAQPLSDLLTALSKSMHLTYMQVGPLIAIKIVEQVKPGKITGKVLDEKGLVLPGATIRVVETGQGIQSNVDGTYQLSLPPGTYTLEASYISYQIKRVTGITVSEGKSTPLDIAMIPTTNALNTVTITGDYKKSSVEGLYAKQKNNIAMTDGISAEQIARTPDKNIGETLKRISGVSVLDNKYVVVRGLGERYNGTMMNGQLMPSTELNRKQFSFDIIPSNMVDNVTVYKTITPDKSAEFGGGLVEVNTKNIPTENFLSISFGENYNDKTTGKNFRSLNIDSRSYFGSAPNDRTLLGRTDWKNLDDIRAAYAAQGSSAALFANNWKLYNYKPLPSPNLQASFGRVIGLKNNDQIGIIASASYRNTWQTADVVMSRFGYLGADGDQPERYGFTGKRYSFTTNLGGIAGIGYTGGSFKVSLQSTYLRTYDQQMLLGTGDQNDFPRAVGYYDQATQTSLLQNQLRGEKGFGKNGIKLDWLLSYTALDRQKPDNHQFDANYIGSEADGPDVLNSDFSIFNPRNRAGGIAQRNWSRSHENNLSWNLDLTVPVKASIGKVPLNTSFKTGYAGWQKDRLFWVANTNSVGFAGSDPQALSEAFDPVLHPDGRINILSFGDQYKNKANLHAGYVMLDSKIGSKFRLTGGLRGEYYDLNRFNTLLQRFVEGQIRQNNDLTDYSDVLRQEPKFNLFPSAGLTYSLTQKMNLRLSYAKSIIRPDLRELAYFNEFDYELGGIYQSNTPVRSTKIDNFDFRYEWYPRAGEILSFSLFYKKLKYPMEIYQSETSATYELRNDQSAKNKGIELEARKSLAFTGLPVLRNLTLYGNFTRLFAKVTPMTVIYRNSDPAHPNRIIVTDNPGPEVERPQAGASNYTYNAGIYYDDKAFSLSLSYNYITNRVFRASTVYQNSLFETPLPSFDGQATVNLLKSKAQIKLNISNLLNRAGKIYSKRDGPLSNTLLYEKRDFIDYQANPGRTYGLSFNYNF; encoded by the coding sequence ATGAACAATTATACAAAAAGTAATGTAATTCAAACCTTGTTTGTTATGACCAGATTTGCCTTCCTGGTAACTATCGTAAGCCTTACACTGACAGGGATCTTAATGGCGGCCAATGTGCGCTCACAAAACCTCTCCAGCACCAATATCACCGTAAAGATCGATAACGGCAATATTGCCGGCCTGCTGAACCGCATAGAACAGCAATCCGGATTTACCTTCTCCTATGCCAGGAAGTTAGGCGAACTGCCGCTTGACCACTATGAAACAAAGGCACAGCCACTGTCAGATCTGCTAACAGCCCTTTCAAAATCCATGCACCTTACCTATATGCAGGTCGGCCCGCTTATTGCCATCAAGATCGTCGAACAGGTGAAGCCCGGTAAGATCACCGGGAAGGTCCTGGACGAAAAAGGGCTGGTGCTGCCCGGAGCGACCATCAGGGTCGTAGAAACCGGGCAGGGTATCCAGTCCAACGTGGATGGTACCTACCAGCTCAGTCTGCCACCCGGCACCTACACGCTGGAGGCCAGTTATATTTCCTACCAGATCAAACGCGTTACCGGGATCACCGTAAGCGAAGGTAAAAGCACGCCGTTAGACATCGCGATGATACCCACTACCAATGCCCTGAATACCGTCACAATTACCGGCGATTATAAAAAATCATCTGTCGAAGGCTTGTATGCCAAACAGAAAAACAATATAGCCATGACCGATGGCATCAGTGCCGAGCAGATCGCCCGTACGCCGGATAAGAACATCGGTGAAACGCTTAAACGCATCAGCGGCGTCAGCGTGCTGGATAACAAATACGTGGTCGTCCGCGGCCTGGGCGAACGCTACAACGGCACGATGATGAACGGGCAGTTGATGCCCAGCACCGAATTGAACCGCAAGCAGTTCTCTTTTGATATTATACCGAGTAACATGGTCGATAATGTTACAGTCTACAAAACGATTACACCGGACAAAAGCGCGGAGTTCGGCGGCGGCCTGGTTGAAGTCAATACAAAGAACATTCCCACAGAAAATTTCTTGAGCATCAGCTTCGGGGAAAATTACAACGATAAAACCACCGGTAAAAACTTCCGGTCGCTGAATATCGATTCACGCAGCTATTTCGGCTCGGCCCCCAATGACCGGACTTTGCTAGGGCGGACGGACTGGAAGAACCTGGACGACATCCGGGCTGCTTATGCCGCACAGGGTTCATCTGCCGCGTTGTTCGCCAACAATTGGAAATTATATAACTACAAACCGCTTCCCTCGCCTAACCTCCAGGCTTCCTTCGGACGCGTTATCGGCCTGAAAAACAATGACCAGATCGGCATTATCGCCTCCGCGAGCTATCGCAATACCTGGCAAACGGCTGATGTTGTCATGTCCCGCTTCGGTTATCTCGGAGCCGACGGCGACCAGCCGGAACGTTATGGCTTTACCGGTAAACGTTATAGCTTTACCACCAACCTCGGGGGCATCGCAGGCATCGGTTATACCGGGGGCTCATTCAAAGTTTCGCTGCAAAGCACCTACCTGCGCACCTATGATCAGCAAATGTTGCTGGGTACCGGCGATCAGAATGATTTCCCGCGCGCGGTAGGCTATTATGACCAGGCTACACAGACCAGCCTGCTGCAAAACCAGCTTCGGGGCGAAAAGGGTTTTGGCAAAAACGGCATCAAGCTGGACTGGCTGCTGAGCTACACCGCGCTTGACCGGCAGAAGCCGGATAATCACCAGTTTGATGCCAATTATATCGGCAGCGAAGCGGACGGCCCCGATGTACTCAATTCGGATTTTTCCATTTTCAATCCCCGGAACCGGGCAGGCGGAATAGCGCAGCGTAACTGGAGCCGCTCGCATGAGAACAACCTGAGCTGGAACCTGGACCTGACGGTGCCGGTGAAAGCCAGCATCGGGAAAGTCCCCCTGAATACCAGCTTTAAAACCGGGTATGCCGGATGGCAGAAGGACCGGTTGTTCTGGGTTGCCAACACCAACAGTGTGGGATTCGCCGGTTCAGATCCGCAGGCGCTGAGCGAGGCCTTCGATCCGGTATTGCATCCGGACGGCCGGATCAATATATTGAGCTTTGGCGATCAGTACAAGAATAAGGCAAACCTGCATGCCGGGTATGTGATGCTGGATAGCAAGATCGGCAGTAAATTCCGTTTAACGGGTGGCTTGCGTGGCGAGTACTATGACCTGAACCGGTTTAACACCTTATTGCAGCGGTTTGTGGAAGGCCAGATCAGACAGAATAATGACCTGACCGATTATTCCGATGTCCTGCGCCAGGAACCAAAGTTTAACCTGTTCCCATCGGCGGGCCTTACTTACAGTCTTACTCAGAAAATGAACCTGCGCCTGTCTTATGCGAAAAGCATCATTCGCCCCGACCTGCGCGAGCTGGCTTACTTCAATGAATTTGATTACGAGCTGGGCGGTATCTATCAGAGCAATACCCCGGTCAGGTCCACCAAGATCGACAACTTTGATTTCCGCTACGAATGGTATCCTCGTGCAGGCGAGATCCTGTCCTTTTCGCTGTTCTACAAAAAGCTGAAGTACCCGATGGAAATCTACCAGTCGGAAACCAGCGCTACCTATGAACTCAGGAACGACCAGTCTGCCAAAAACAAGGGGATCGAACTGGAGGCCCGCAAATCACTCGCTTTTACAGGCCTGCCGGTTTTGCGTAATCTGACCTTATACGGCAACTTTACCCGGCTGTTCGCCAAAGTAACCCCGATGACCGTTATCTACCGCAACTCAGACCCGGCGCATCCCAACAGGATCATCGTAACGGATAACCCCGGCCCCGAAGTAGAACGCCCGCAGGCCGGTGCCAGTAACTATACCTATAATGCGGGTATTTATTATGATGATAAGGCCTTCTCGTTAAGCCTGAGCTATAATTATATCACGAACCGCGTCTTCCGGGCATCAACCGTGTACCAGAATTCGTTGTTTGAAACCCCACTGCCGTCTTTTGACGGACAGGCGACCGTCAACCTATTAAAAAGCAAGGCGCAGATCAAGCTCAACATCAGCAACCTGCTGAACCGTGCCGGTAAGATCTATTCAAAAAGAGACGGCCCTTTATCGAACACATTGTTGTACGAAAAGCGTGATTTTATCGATTACCAGGCCAACCCCGGCCGTACCTATGGTTTGAGTTTTAATTATAATTTTTAG